A window from Buchnera aphidicola (Mindarus abietinus) encodes these proteins:
- the pth gene encoding aminoacyl-tRNA hydrolase, with amino-acid sequence MGVYNQMYLLIPNTFINICGSSIFSALRIYNIKIKDMLIFHDELDLSIGDVRFKNGIGHNGHNGLRNIIKNIGSGNIFKRIAIGIGRPLERSEIVEYVLSKFTYIEKNKIYESIKSIIYNLNQLKKNWNSFSINRNLN; translated from the coding sequence ATAGGCGTATATAACCAGATGTATTTATTAATTCCAAATACGTTTATAAATATTTGCGGAAGTTCAATTTTTTCTGCTTTGCGTATATATAATATTAAAATTAAAGATATGTTAATTTTTCATGATGAATTAGATTTATCAATAGGTGATGTTCGATTTAAGAATGGAATTGGACATAACGGGCATAATGGTCTTAGAAATATAATTAAAAATATAGGTTCAGGAAATATTTTTAAACGTATAGCTATTGGTATAGGAAGACCTTTAGAAAGATCAGAAATAGTCGAATACGTATTGTCAAAGTTTACTTATATAGAAAAAAATAAAATTTATGAATCGATAAAATCAATTATTTATAATTTAAATCAATTAAAAAAAAATTGGAATAGTTTTTCCATCAATAGAAATCTAAATTAA
- the thrC gene encoding threonine synthase encodes MKLYNLKDHTEKVKFSKAVKLGLGSQQGLFFPKDLPIIKKEKLSALLKMNFISRSSKILSKFIKNEIKPIELEKRIKKAFLFSGPKIVQVTSNIACLELFHGPTLAFKDFGARFMAQMLSHLNNKNEIVTILTATSGDTGAAVAHAFYKMKNVKVVILYPKGKISELQEKLFCTLGENITTIAINGSFDECQALVKQAFNDQELKTITGLNSANSINISRLLAQICYYFEAFALIPKQKNIKLVISVPCGNFGNLTAGLLAKSLGLPIKSFIAATNSNDTVPRFLKNGIWEPKNTISTISNAMDISRPNNWPRVEELFRRKKWDLKELGFGSVSDNETVATLKELSKLGYDSEPHAAIAYKLLKQKIKPNEFGLFLGTAHPAKFKQTIEKILKKEILLPKVLENRYKLPSLSHNMRPNFFKLRKFLLEK; translated from the coding sequence ATGAAACTATATAATCTAAAAGATCATACTGAAAAAGTAAAATTTTCAAAAGCAGTTAAATTAGGATTAGGTAGTCAACAAGGCTTATTTTTTCCCAAAGACTTACCCATCATTAAAAAAGAAAAATTATCTGCACTGCTAAAAATGAATTTTATCTCTAGAAGTAGTAAAATTCTTTCTAAATTTATTAAAAATGAAATAAAACCAATAGAATTAGAAAAAAGAATTAAAAAAGCATTTTTATTTTCAGGACCTAAAATAGTACAAGTTACTAGTAATATAGCATGTTTGGAATTATTTCATGGTCCAACTTTAGCATTTAAAGATTTTGGTGCTCGTTTTATGGCTCAAATGTTATCTCATTTAAATAACAAAAATGAAATAGTTACTATTTTAACAGCAACGTCAGGAGATACTGGAGCAGCAGTAGCTCATGCTTTTTATAAAATGAAAAACGTAAAAGTAGTCATTCTTTATCCAAAGGGTAAAATAAGTGAATTACAAGAAAAATTATTCTGTACTCTTGGAGAAAATATAACAACTATTGCTATAAATGGTAGTTTCGATGAATGTCAAGCTTTAGTCAAACAAGCATTTAATGATCAAGAACTAAAAACAATTACAGGGTTAAATTCAGCTAATTCAATAAATATAAGCAGATTATTAGCTCAAATTTGCTACTATTTTGAAGCATTTGCTTTAATTCCAAAACAAAAAAATATCAAATTAGTCATTTCTGTACCTTGCGGAAATTTTGGAAATTTAACAGCTGGGTTGTTAGCAAAATCATTAGGACTGCCTATCAAATCATTTATAGCAGCTACTAATTCTAATGATACGGTGCCTAGATTTCTTAAAAATGGAATTTGGGAACCAAAAAATACCATTTCAACTATATCTAATGCTATGGATATCAGTAGACCAAATAATTGGCCTAGAGTTGAAGAGTTATTTAGAAGAAAAAAATGGGATTTAAAAGAATTAGGATTTGGAAGCGTTTCTGACAATGAAACTGTTGCAACTCTAAAAGAGTTATCAAAATTAGGTTATGATTCCGAACCTCATGCTGCTATTGCTTATAAATTATTAAAACAAAAAATAAAACCAAATGAATTCGGATTATTTTTAGGAACAGCACACCCGGCAAAATTTAAACAAACAATTGAAAAAATTTTAAAAAAAGAGATTTTACTTCCAAAAGTATTAGAAAATAGATATAAACTTCCTTCGTTATCACATAACATGCGTCCAAACTTTTTTAAGTTAAGAAAATTTTTATTAGAAAAATGA
- the thrB gene encoding homoserine kinase produces the protein MIKIYSPASIGNVGVGFDILGAALAPIDGSLLGDCVIIKSSKKFKLINQGKFSNQLPKNIEDNIAWKCWSYFKKITNLKIFFSITLEKNMPIGSGLGSSACSIVSTLVAMNKFCNNPLTSKELLILMGKLEGKISGSIHYDNVAPCYLGGLQLVIENNNIISQSIPYFKKWFWIVAWPGVKIPTEKARKILPKMYEKKICIKHSQNLAGFIHASHSGQEELAAKLMIDLIAEPYRINSLPNFLYIKKNVKNIGAISFGISGSGPTLFAISENISIAKKIAYWLSKNYLKNDEGFVHICKLDSIGTRIIR, from the coding sequence ATGATAAAAATTTATTCTCCTGCTTCTATTGGTAACGTAGGAGTAGGTTTTGACATATTAGGCGCAGCTCTAGCACCAATCGATGGTTCTTTACTTGGAGATTGTGTAATTATTAAATCTTCTAAAAAATTTAAATTAATAAATCAAGGAAAGTTTTCTAATCAACTACCCAAAAATATTGAAGATAATATAGCATGGAAATGTTGGAGTTATTTTAAAAAAATAACTAATTTAAAAATTTTTTTTAGTATTACATTAGAAAAAAATATGCCTATTGGATCAGGTTTAGGATCTAGTGCTTGTTCTATTGTATCAACATTAGTTGCTATGAATAAATTTTGTAATAACCCTTTAACTTCTAAAGAATTATTAATTTTAATGGGAAAATTAGAAGGTAAAATTTCGGGTAGCATACATTATGATAATGTAGCTCCTTGCTATTTAGGAGGATTACAACTAGTTATTGAGAATAATAATATTATTAGTCAATCTATTCCTTACTTTAAAAAATGGTTTTGGATTGTTGCATGGCCAGGAGTAAAAATACCTACAGAAAAAGCAAGAAAAATTTTACCTAAAATGTATGAAAAAAAAATATGTATAAAACACAGTCAAAACCTTGCAGGATTTATTCATGCATCTCATAGCGGACAGGAAGAATTAGCAGCAAAATTAATGATTGATCTTATTGCTGAACCATATCGAATTAATTCATTACCTAATTTTTTATATATAAAAAAAAATGTAAAAAATATAGGTGCTATTAGTTTTGGAATTTCTGGATCAGGACCTACGTTATTTGCAATTTCTGAAAATATTTCTATTGCAAAAAAAATAGCTTATTGGCTATCTAAAAATTATCTAAAAAATGATGAAGGATTTGTACATATTTGTAAATTAGACTCAATAGGAACTCGAATAATAAGGTAA
- the hpt gene encoding hypoxanthine phosphoribosyltransferase: MKHSIEKIISESQIHSRINELGKEISFFYRNSNKNMILIGLLRGSFIFMADLCRRITLAHEVDFMTISSYGKKTFSSKEIKILKDLDENIFNKDVLIIEDIVDSGHTLSKVLEILNLRHPRSLSICTLLDKPECREVNIPINYVGFSIPDEFIAGYGIDYAQCYRHLPYIGKIIFF; this comes from the coding sequence ATGAAACATAGTATTGAAAAGATTATCTCTGAAAGCCAAATTCATTCTAGAATAAATGAATTAGGTAAAGAAATTAGTTTTTTTTATCGAAATAGCAATAAAAATATGATATTAATAGGTTTATTAAGAGGTTCTTTTATTTTTATGGCAGATTTATGTAGAAGAATAACTTTAGCCCATGAAGTGGATTTCATGACAATATCTAGTTATGGAAAAAAAACGTTTTCTAGTAAAGAGATTAAAATATTAAAAGATCTTGATGAAAACATTTTCAACAAGGATGTACTAATTATAGAAGATATTGTAGATTCTGGACATACTTTAAGTAAAGTATTAGAAATTTTAAATTTACGCCATCCAAGATCTTTATCAATATGTACTTTATTAGATAAACCAGAATGTAGAGAAGTAAATATTCCTATTAATTATGTAGGTTTCTCTATTCCAGATGAATTTATAGCTGGATATGGAATTGATTACGCACAATGTTATCGTCATTTACCATATATAGGAAAAATTATATTTTTTTAG
- the ychF gene encoding redox-regulated ATPase YchF, with the protein MSVKCGLIGLPNVGKSTLFNLLTKSNIPAENYPFCTIHPNIGISPVIDNRLLKIAKIANSKKIIYTYIKFVDIAGLVKGASKGEGLGNQFLSHIKEIDAIIHVVRCFENKNIIHVHNSINPIYDIEVINTELALSDLNFCEKNILNIKKQEKKNNFKDTKKVFFLKKCIQYLEKFCTLRNMSLSIEEKNYAKEFKFLTLKPIMYVANIDNSFKSNEIYKKIKDYLKKEKIISIPISLSNDKKPEDGNLLKNSLKNKTINYLDQKKNILSNIIDISLNLLKLHTFFTVGPKESRAWIIKKNTTVINAAKKIHSDLKKGFIRAKVMSYLDFISFKGEKNVKSAGKFRSEGKNYIVNDADILQILFKV; encoded by the coding sequence ATGAGTGTGAAATGTGGTCTCATTGGTCTTCCTAATGTAGGTAAGTCTACGTTATTTAACCTTTTAACTAAATCGAATATTCCGGCGGAAAATTATCCTTTTTGTACTATTCATCCAAATATAGGAATTTCTCCTGTTATTGATAATCGATTACTAAAAATTGCAAAAATAGCTAATTCAAAAAAAATAATTTATACATATATAAAGTTTGTTGATATAGCGGGATTAGTTAAAGGAGCATCGAAAGGAGAAGGATTAGGAAATCAATTTTTAAGCCATATAAAAGAAATTGATGCTATTATCCATGTTGTTCGTTGTTTTGAAAATAAAAATATTATTCATGTGCATAACTCAATAAATCCTATTTATGATATAGAAGTAATAAATACTGAATTAGCTCTATCAGATTTAAACTTTTGTGAAAAAAATATACTAAACATCAAAAAGCAAGAAAAAAAAAATAATTTTAAAGATACGAAAAAAGTATTTTTTTTAAAAAAATGTATTCAATATTTAGAAAAATTTTGTACTTTAAGAAATATGAGTTTGAGTATAGAAGAAAAAAACTATGCCAAAGAATTTAAATTTCTTACTCTAAAACCAATTATGTATGTTGCAAATATAGATAATTCTTTTAAAAGTAATGAGATATATAAAAAAATAAAAGATTACTTGAAAAAAGAAAAAATTATATCTATTCCTATATCATTATCTAACGATAAAAAACCAGAGGATGGAAATTTATTAAAAAATAGTTTAAAAAACAAAACTATTAATTATTTAGATCAAAAAAAAAATATTTTGAGTAATATTATAGATATAAGTTTAAATTTATTAAAATTACATACATTTTTTACTGTTGGTCCAAAAGAATCGAGAGCATGGATTATTAAAAAAAATACTACTGTTATTAATGCAGCTAAAAAAATTCATTCTGATTTAAAAAAAGGATTTATTAGAGCAAAAGTTATGTCATATCTTGATTTTATAAGTTTTAAAGGAGAAAAAAACGTAAAATCCGCAGGTAAATTTAGAAGTGAAGGAAAAAATTATATTGTTAATGATGCAGATATTTTACAAATATTATTTAAAGTATAA
- the thrA gene encoding bifunctional aspartate kinase/homoserine dehydrogenase I, translated as MRVLKFGGTSLSNVKKFFIVKNIIKEKIRNEQISVVLSAPEKITNYLVESIQIAKIKKNLVQLHLIESIINKFLFELKKKLSPKIFEELKKEIEKEIIKLKTALNTVSSLNQCPGYLTPIIISRGEIFSILIMNSILKSENYKVTVIDPVKTLIGIGDNLNATIDIDKSKNKIKELKIPKKNIILMAGFIAGNKEKRLVALGRNGSDYSAAILSVCLEAKYCEIWTDVDGVFTADPKIVQDAKLLKFLTYSEAMELSNLGATVLHPKTISPLSKFNIPCIIKNTLNQNEEGTIIKNFSEESIPSIKGVTSLNNITMFSISGSEKIATYNLTRKIFSKISQKKISPILILQNYSNGNLDICISDNELEKTFEILKNELSIELKNTLINPIKVIKNTAIISIIGNKFQLKKNIYLNIFLGLQKNKVNILAISKNLSQNSISIVIKKSDVIETIQNIHHSLFNKNYKIIEVFLVGIGGVGNTLLNQLKKQQKILQHKNIHIKLCSISNSKKTIFNEKGINLNNWVKEFQKSKSSFNLNNLLEKIKNNKFINPVFIDCTSSEEIAKEYVNILLHHVHIVASNKKANTCCNQLYQNIRLTAKKYDLKFLYETNVGAGLPVIENFQNLLNSGDKLIQFRGILSGSLSFIFGKLEQGISLSKATIMAKELGFTEPHPQDDLSGIDVARKLLILAREVGHNLELSDIEIESLLPKNFNFNLNLNDFFIELKKLDILFFKRIFEAKKENKILRFVGIIEKNGKCKVKIQKIGKSDPLYSIKNGENALAFYTQYYQPNPLVLKGYGAGNNVTAAGVFSDLLRTLSYNLGT; from the coding sequence ATGAGAGTGTTAAAGTTTGGTGGAACATCTTTAAGTAATGTAAAAAAATTTTTCATTGTTAAAAACATTATTAAAGAAAAAATTAGAAATGAACAAATAAGCGTTGTGTTATCAGCTCCAGAAAAAATAACAAACTACTTAGTTGAATCAATTCAAATTGCTAAAATAAAAAAAAATTTAGTTCAATTGCATTTAATTGAATCAATCATCAATAAATTTTTATTTGAACTAAAAAAAAAGTTATCACCAAAAATTTTTGAAGAATTAAAAAAAGAAATAGAAAAAGAAATAATAAAGTTAAAAACCGCATTAAATACCGTATCTTCACTAAATCAATGCCCTGGTTACTTAACTCCTATTATTATTAGTCGTGGAGAAATATTTTCTATTCTTATAATGAATTCTATTTTAAAATCTGAAAATTATAAAGTTACAGTTATTGATCCTGTTAAAACCTTAATAGGAATAGGGGATAATCTAAATGCAACCATTGATATTGATAAATCGAAAAATAAAATAAAAGAATTAAAAATTCCTAAAAAAAATATAATTCTTATGGCTGGATTTATAGCTGGAAACAAAGAAAAAAGATTAGTAGCATTAGGAAGAAATGGATCTGATTATTCAGCAGCTATTTTATCTGTTTGCCTAGAAGCAAAATATTGTGAAATTTGGACTGATGTAGATGGAGTTTTTACTGCAGATCCTAAAATTGTGCAAGATGCTAAACTATTAAAATTTTTAACATACTCAGAAGCTATGGAACTATCAAATTTAGGTGCTACTGTTTTACATCCGAAAACTATTTCTCCCTTATCTAAATTTAATATTCCGTGTATTATTAAAAATACTTTAAATCAAAATGAAGAAGGGACAATAATCAAAAATTTTTCTGAAGAAAGCATTCCCAGTATAAAGGGAGTAACTTCTCTTAACAATATAACAATGTTTAGTATTTCTGGATCAGAAAAAATAGCAACATATAACTTAACAAGAAAAATTTTTTCAAAAATATCTCAAAAAAAAATATCTCCTATTTTAATATTACAAAATTATTCTAATGGAAATCTTGATATCTGTATTTCTGATAACGAATTAGAAAAAACTTTTGAAATTTTAAAAAATGAACTTTCGATTGAATTAAAAAATACGTTAATTAACCCTATTAAAGTAATAAAAAATACGGCTATTATTTCTATAATAGGAAATAAATTTCAATTGAAAAAAAATATTTATTTAAATATTTTTTTAGGATTACAAAAAAATAAGGTGAACATTTTAGCAATTTCAAAGAATTTATCCCAAAATTCTATTTCTATAGTAATAAAAAAATCTGATGTAATTGAAACCATACAAAATATACATCATTCTTTATTTAATAAAAACTATAAAATTATTGAAGTTTTTTTAGTAGGTATTGGAGGTGTAGGAAACACGTTACTTAATCAATTAAAAAAACAACAAAAAATATTACAACATAAAAATATACATATTAAATTATGTTCAATTTCTAATAGTAAAAAAACAATTTTTAATGAAAAGGGAATAAATTTAAATAATTGGGTAAAAGAATTTCAAAAAAGTAAATCTTCATTTAACTTAAATAACTTATTAGAAAAAATTAAAAATAACAAATTTATAAATCCTGTATTTATAGACTGTACTTCTAGCGAAGAAATAGCAAAAGAATATGTTAATATCCTTTTACATCATGTACATATAGTTGCTTCAAACAAAAAAGCTAATACCTGTTGTAACCAACTTTATCAAAATATCCGATTAACTGCTAAGAAATACGATTTAAAATTTTTATACGAAACAAATGTTGGAGCAGGTTTACCAGTCATAGAAAATTTTCAAAATTTACTTAATTCTGGAGATAAATTAATTCAATTTAGAGGTATTTTATCTGGTTCATTATCGTTTATATTTGGAAAATTAGAACAAGGTATTTCTTTATCTAAAGCTACTATAATGGCAAAAGAATTAGGATTTACAGAACCTCATCCTCAAGATGATCTATCAGGAATCGATGTAGCAAGAAAATTATTAATTCTAGCTCGAGAAGTTGGCCATAATTTAGAATTATCTGATATTGAAATTGAATCGCTTTTACCAAAAAATTTTAATTTTAACTTAAACTTAAACGATTTTTTTATTGAACTAAAAAAATTAGACATTCTATTTTTTAAGCGAATATTTGAAGCAAAAAAAGAAAATAAAATTCTTCGTTTTGTTGGTATAATAGAAAAAAATGGAAAATGTAAAGTTAAAATTCAAAAAATAGGAAAAAGTGATCCGTTATATTCCATTAAAAATGGAGAGAATGCACTTGCTTTTTATACTCAATATTATCAACCAAATCCATTAGTATTAAAAGGATATGGTGCTGGGAATAATGTTACTGCAGCTGGAGTGTTTTCTGATTTATTACGAACATTATCATATAATTTAGGAACATAA